In the Candidatus Delongbacteria bacterium genome, one interval contains:
- a CDS encoding GrpB family protein — MSRNLSEMSLQELWKLFPIVLKNHNPDYKLWYEEEKNKIENLIDKNLIVRISHMGSTAVNGLIAKPTIDILVEISEETDIGIITSKLKDFGWMLMFEENEPEFWLIFNKGYTPLGYAEKVYHLHIRFHRDWSELYFRDYLQLHDEVCREYENLKFGLQSKFEHNRDGYTKAKTEFINKWTIKAREEFGQRYKPDN, encoded by the coding sequence ATGAGTAGGAATCTATCTGAAATGAGTTTACAAGAACTATGGAAACTGTTCCCTATTGTATTAAAAAATCATAACCCTGATTATAAATTATGGTATGAAGAAGAAAAAAATAAAATTGAAAATCTAATTGATAAAAACTTGATTGTCCGTATTAGTCATATGGGTAGTACAGCAGTTAACGGGCTTATCGCAAAACCAACTATTGACATTTTAGTTGAAATAAGTGAAGAAACAGATATTGGAATAATTACTTCAAAGCTAAAAGATTTTGGATGGATGCTTATGTTTGAAGAAAACGAGCCTGAATTTTGGCTAATATTCAACAAAGGATACACACCTTTAGGTTATGCAGAAAAAGTTTATCATCTACATATAAGATTTCATAGGGATTGGAGTGAATTGTATTTTAGAGATTATTTACAACTTCACGATGAAGTCTGTAGAGAATATGAAAATCTTAAATTTGGTTTACAGTCTAAATTTGAGCATAATAGGGATGGTTATACTAAAGCCAAAACTGAATTTATAAATAAATGGACAATCAAGGCTAGAGAGGAGTTTGGTCA